Proteins from a genomic interval of Cyprinus carpio isolate SPL01 chromosome A21, ASM1834038v1, whole genome shotgun sequence:
- the LOC109083562 gene encoding sperm-associated antigen 16 protein has product MAFRYEVAEEAVEGPYYLGKVLIPEDSDYSDYKYDEVTVDDKLIIPEGEEDLETDVKAVRDQTDATKITTQTQRVSSVKHTVLKILKEVVDNFLRNYLVQMGMKRTSDCFQIEWFEMGHKGLMKTDVMQLVSDVYTHNQLLDNELKNVQRERDSYKQAAFEAGETIVKLQRERDFHRMQHKRVVQEKNRLFEDIKKLNKHYTLKKNGTFIRQLNEKYQAAVWQKMLVSLERDKAVSQVQITDSSLCTAHSFTGTRTALESPKMPHQREKIQKSPEKCAQLSYDNVASNDAIKDPNKNTRHPKDSEFPASTRVNPYLPQIKALSSLNTKSANFSLFKSFKAHTMAVSFLAVHPRKMIVASSSDDQLWRLWGIPEGEMIMTGEGHTDWLSSCSFHPSGGYLGTTSGDTTVKIWDFAQGRCVLSLEGHIHTTWACSFHSCGDYVASCSMDNTNTKFW; this is encoded by the exons ATGGCATTTAGGTACGAGGTAGCAGAAGAGGCCGTTGAAGGCCCATATTACCTCGGGAAAGTTTTAATTCCAGAAGACTCTGACTATAGTGACTATAAATACGACGAAGTGACTGTCGATGACAAACTCATCATACCAGAGGGGGAAGAGGACTTGGAAACTGATGTTAAAGCAGTGCGGGATCAAACTGATGCCACcaaaatcacaacacagactCAGAGGGTCAGTTCGGTGAAACATACAGTTCTTAAAATACTTAAAGAGGTGGTGGACAACTTTCTCCGCAATTATCTGGTACAAATGGGAATGAAAAGAACATCAGACTGCTTCCAAATCGAGTGGTTTGAGATGGGACACAAAGGCTTAATGAAAACAGATGTAATGCAACTCGTCTCTGATGTCTACACACACAACCAGCTCCTGGACAACGAGCTGAAAAACGTACAAAGAGAGCGGGATAGTTATAAACAGGCTGCATTTGAAGCTGGAGAAACCATAGTAAAACTTCAAAGAGAGAGGGACTTTCATAGGATGCAGCACAAGCGTGTCGTTCAAGAGAAGAATAGACTTTTTGAGGACATTAAAAAGCTGAATAAACACTACactcttaagaaaaatg GTACTTTTATTAGACAACTAAATGAGAAGTATCAGGCAGCTGTATGGCAGAAGATGCTGGTTAGTCTGGAGAGAGACAAAGCTGTCAGCCAGGTTCAGATCACAGACAGCTCTCTATGTACTGCACATTCTTTCACAGGAACCCGAACAGCTCTAGAATCCCCTAAAATGCCACATCAAAGAGAAAAAATACAGAAGAGTCCAGAAAAATGTGCACAACTGTCATATGACAATGTTGCATCAAATGATGCTATAAAAGACCCCAACAAAAACACAAGGCATCCTAAAGACTCTGAATTCCCAGCAAGCACTCGAGTCAATCCCTACTTGCCACAAATCAAAGCTCTTTCCTCACTCAACACCAAATCAGCCAACTTCTCTCTCTTCAAGTCTTTTAAAGCGCACACGATGGCAGTGAGCTTCCTCGCTGTCCATCCTCGTAAAATGATAGTAGCCTCCTCAAGTGATGACCAGCTTTGGAGATTATGGGGAATACCAGAGGGAGAGATGATCATGACTGGCGAGGGGCACACTGATTGGCTGTCATCATGTAGTTTCCATCCCAGCGGTGGTTACTTGGGGACCACAAGTGGGGACACCACAGTTAAAATTTGGGACTTTGCTCAAGGTCGATGTGTGCTCAGTTTGGAGGGACACATTCACACCACCTGGGCTTGTTCCTTCCATTCCTGTGGTGATTATGTGGCCTCTTGTTCTATGGATAACACTAACACTAAATTCTGGTAG
- the LOC109083572 gene encoding proteasome maturation protein, giving the protein MNTRGLRSQLKDSVPVTGLCPQAGPYGVQDSLRRGFSSVKNELLPSHPLELSEKNFQLNQDKMNFNTLRNIQGLHAPLKLQMEYRAARQIQRLPFLPSSNLALDTLRGTDDTIGFEDILNDPVQSEMMGDPHIMTEYKLGVL; this is encoded by the exons ATG AATACCCGTGGCCTGCGCTCTCAGTTGAAGGACAGTGTCCCTGTGACAGGTCTGTGTCCACAGGCGGGTCCTTATGGGGTTCAGGACTCTCTACGCAGAGG GTTCTCAAGTGTAAAGAATGAGCTGCTACCAAGTCATCCATTGGAGCTTTCTGAGAAAAAT TTTCAGCTCAACCAGGACAAGATGAATTTCAACACATTAAGGAACATCCAGGGTCTCCACGCACCCCTCAAACTACAGATGGAGTACAGAGCGGCTAGACAG ATTCAGCGTTTGCCCTTTCTGCCAAGCTCAAACCTGGCCCTGGATACCCTCAGAGGTACTGATGACACCATTGGCTTTGAGGACATCCTCAATG ATCCTGTCCAGAGTGAGATGATGGGCGATCCTCACATCATGACCGAATACAAGCTTGGTGTCCTGTGA
- the ccdc82 gene encoding coiled-coil domain-containing protein 82, whose product MMRSVGKLLGLRRKCPPPKSRIDKKKTRVNPIDRMLDDSDEGSYASTTSVSSESEYQNSEDESGTSDSSYRARESDGDDSSETDEKCAVPRRKRKRSASAPPLDDSYSSDSSSDVGGEPLRRVLQRKRLRLPEDSEDEALREKKRDTELKEAAAKRRERKNKLMELSKRRKSGTPRRRRRTLGSEEEGEEEREEIKEDKVEEQSKADDSDDESSVEENGSPLNSSEEEKLADSSDSLKDFIVEEDEQKKEEDQEEEGEAKDKAFLSHLPRQFITGSQLTHFHVVVKALLINVLDSSFLKSLYSGERTKRYAQEMKSSLLHFDERLVLPRLENLKQRSRWKDRYKERVECYPRLRVMMTRVQTKGCEACELHRTGRFTVRLSGQLYYSNTLQEDQFMPDDSQSFFVGSVCASRTEVYHALKHFKYHLFERCRTALEAQKEEDAVEDDEPVKDTVNKVFTKLQDGGWISEQYEKFQEHLNSADFFQEEKLD is encoded by the exons ATGATGAGAAGCGTAGGAAAGCTTTTGGGGTTAAGGCGAAAATGCCCGCCCCCCAAGTCTCGCATTGACAAGAAAAAGACTCGCGTGAATCCCATTGATCGTATGCTGGATGACAGCGACGAGGGCTCGTACGCCAGCACCACGAGCGTCAGTTCAGAAAGTGAATACCAGAACTCCGAGGATGAGTCCGGTACCTCCGACAGCTCTTACCGAGCACGCGAGAGCGACGGGGATGACAGCAGCGAGACGGACGAGAAATGCGCCGTGCCCCGACGAAAGAGGAAAAGATCCGCCAGCGCTCCTCCGCTAGATGACAGTTATTCCAGCGATTCTTCCAGCGACGTCGGCGGAGAGCCGCTCAGGAGAGTGTTGCAGAGAAAACGACTCAGGCTGCCGGAGGACTCCGAGGACGAGGCTCTGAGGGAGAAGAAGAGAGATACAGAACTGAAAGAAGCTGCCGCcaagagaagagagaggaagaaTAAACTCATGGAGCTGTCAAAGAGAAGAAAGTCAGGCACCCCGCGGCGCAGGCGCAGGACGTTG GGCTCAGAAGAAgagggagaagaggagagagaggagatcaAGGAGGACAAAGTTGAAGAGCAGAGTAAAGCAGATGATTCTGATGATGAATCTAGTGTGGAAGAGAATGGAAGTCCTCTTAACAGCAGTGAGGAGGAAAAACTTGCTGATAGTAGTGACAGTCTGAAGGATTTTATTGTGGAGGAAGATGAACAGAAAAAGGAGGAAGATCAGGAGGAAGAGGGGGAGGCCAAAGACAAGGCCTTTCTCTCTCACCTGCCACGCCAAT TTATCACAGGATCTCAGCTCACCCACTTTCACGTGGTGGTCAAAGCCTTGCTGATCAATGTACTGGACTCAAGTTTCCTCAAGTcactttaca GTGGCGAACGAACAAAACGATACGCCCAGGAGATGAAATCATCATTGCTTCATTTTGATGAGCGACTGGTTCTTCCACGTCTGGAGAACCTGAAGCAGAGGAGCCGCTGGAAAGACCGTTACAAA gaaAGGGTAGAATGTTATCCCAGATTGCGGGTTATGATGACAAGGGTCCAGACGAAGGGATGCGAAGCCTGTGAGCTTCACAGGACGGGGCGCTTCACTGTGCGGCTCTCTGGCCAGTTGTACTACAGCAACACCCTGCAGGAGGACCAGTTCATGCCTGATGATTCCCAG AGTTTCTTTGTTGGCTCTGTCTGTGCCAGTCGTACCGAGGTCTACCATGCCCTGAAGCACTTTAAATACCATCTGTTTGAGAGGTGTCGCACAGCTTTAGAAGCTCAGAAGGAAGAAGATGCAGTAGAGGATGATGAACCAGTTAAGGACACAGTCAACAAAGTTTTTACTAAACTGCAGGATGGAGGATGGATCAGTGAG CAATATGAGAAGTTTCAGGAACATCTCAATTCTGCCGATTTCTTCCAGGAAGAAAAGCTGGATTGA
- the LOC109109235 gene encoding aristaless-related homeobox protein isoform X1 produces the protein MKARDMSNEAEGDNPDQTNCKCKSHTLLSSYCIDSILGRKSPLKVKATPNSLWPLQPDMHLPPKLRRPFAQSTNHTKEIQTNENKTAGPHTHTACEKLKITEASLVNISRARSYQEHASLLSCRDASSPTPRPEEEETDSERLCRETSVSPGLMGLQEREAYLKNSEETTLSVGSDTEDGMLKRKQRRYRTTFTSYQLEELERAFQKTHYPDVFTREELAMRLDLTEARVQVWFQNRRAKWRKREKAGVQSHTLSLHYTGTPPAAQSLCHYLSGNTFVPNPHPAIDSSWPAPLQRLAQPPPNPASPHGFNAVLGAAMFRHPAFINPTFGRLFTSLGPMGLQRIPLPAIEGPIQRSHLTNNLLSSSPPLPSSPTVDLRASSIAALRLKAKEHSAQLTHITAGKAGKEEC, from the exons ATGAAAGCCAGAGATATGAGCAACGAAGCAGAGGGGGATAATCCAGACCAAACAAACTGCAAATGTAAATCACATACCCTGTTATCCTCGTACTGCATCGACAGTATTCTAGGAAGGAAAAGTCCCTTAAAAGTTAAAG CAACACCAAACAGTTTGTGGCCCCTTCAACCAGACATGCACCTGCCGCCGAAGCTCCGCCGCCCCTTCGCCCAGTCCACAAACCAcacaaaagaaatacaaacaaacgaaaacaaaacagctggcccacacacacacacagcttgtgaaaaattaaaaattacagagGCCTCGCTAGTAAACATCAGTCGTGCTAGATCGTACCAGGAACATGCTTCTCTGCTGTCCTGTAGAGACGCATCCAGTCCCACACCAAGACCAGAGGAGGAAGAAACCGACAGTGAAAGACTATGTAGAGAGACATCTGTGTCTCCAGGTCTAATGGGACTGCAAGAACGAGAGGCATATTTGAAGAACAGTGAGGAAACTACTTTATCAGTGGgaagtgacactgaagatgggATGTTAAAACGAAAACAGAGGAGATACCGGACCACATTTACCAGCTATCAGCTTGAGGAGCTGGAAAGAGCTTTTCAAAAGACTCACTATCCAGATGTTTTCACAAG GGAGGAATTAGCAATGAGACTTGATCTTACAGAAGCACGAGTGCA AGTCTGGTTCCAGAATCGACGAGCAAAATGGAGGAAAAGGGAAAAGGCGGGGGTCCAGTCACACACTCTAAGCCTACACTATACTGGAACCCCCCCTGCTGCACAGTCCTTGTGTCATTACCTGAGTGGGAATACTTTTGTCCCAAACCCACATCCAGCTATTGATTCTTCTTGGCCTGCCCCCCTCCAAAGACTGGCTCAGCCTCCCCCAAACCCTGCCTCCCCTCATGGCTTCAATGCTGTGTTAGGGGCGGCCATGTTTAGACATCCCGCTTTCATTAACCCCACTTTTGGAAG ACTTTTTACAAGCTTAGGTCCAATGGGACTGCAAAGGATACCCCTTCCTGCCATCGAGGGTCCAATTCAACGCTCCCACCTCACCAACAACCTTCTCTCCTCTTCCCCACCCTTACCTTCATCTCCAACGGTGGACCTCCGCGCTTCCAGCATAGCAGCACTGCGTCTCAAAGCAAAGGAGCATTCTGCTCAGCTGACTCACATCACTGCTGGAAAGGCTGGAAAAGAGGAGTGCTAA
- the LOC109109235 gene encoding aristaless-related homeobox protein isoform X2, giving the protein MKARDMSNEAEGDNPDQTNCKCKSHTLLSSYCIDSILGRKSPLKVKATPNSLWPLQPDMHLPPKLRRPFAQSTNHTKEIQTNENKTAGPHTHTACEKLKITEASLVNISRARSYQEHASLLSCRDASSPTPRPEEEETDSERLCRETSVSPGLMGLQEREAYLKNSEETTLSVGSDTEDGMLKRKQRRYRTTFTSYQLEELERAFQKTHYPDVFTREELAMRLDLTEARVQVWFQNRRAKWRKREKAGVQSHTLSLHYTGTPPAAQSLCHYLSGNTFVPNPHPAIDSSWPAPLQRLAQPPPNPASPHGFNAVLGAAMFRHPAFINPTFGRSNGTAKDTPSCHRGSNSTLPPHQQPSLLFPTLTFISNGGPPRFQHSSTASQSKGAFCSADSHHCWKGWKRGVLILTPT; this is encoded by the exons ATGAAAGCCAGAGATATGAGCAACGAAGCAGAGGGGGATAATCCAGACCAAACAAACTGCAAATGTAAATCACATACCCTGTTATCCTCGTACTGCATCGACAGTATTCTAGGAAGGAAAAGTCCCTTAAAAGTTAAAG CAACACCAAACAGTTTGTGGCCCCTTCAACCAGACATGCACCTGCCGCCGAAGCTCCGCCGCCCCTTCGCCCAGTCCACAAACCAcacaaaagaaatacaaacaaacgaaaacaaaacagctggcccacacacacacacagcttgtgaaaaattaaaaattacagagGCCTCGCTAGTAAACATCAGTCGTGCTAGATCGTACCAGGAACATGCTTCTCTGCTGTCCTGTAGAGACGCATCCAGTCCCACACCAAGACCAGAGGAGGAAGAAACCGACAGTGAAAGACTATGTAGAGAGACATCTGTGTCTCCAGGTCTAATGGGACTGCAAGAACGAGAGGCATATTTGAAGAACAGTGAGGAAACTACTTTATCAGTGGgaagtgacactgaagatgggATGTTAAAACGAAAACAGAGGAGATACCGGACCACATTTACCAGCTATCAGCTTGAGGAGCTGGAAAGAGCTTTTCAAAAGACTCACTATCCAGATGTTTTCACAAG GGAGGAATTAGCAATGAGACTTGATCTTACAGAAGCACGAGTGCA AGTCTGGTTCCAGAATCGACGAGCAAAATGGAGGAAAAGGGAAAAGGCGGGGGTCCAGTCACACACTCTAAGCCTACACTATACTGGAACCCCCCCTGCTGCACAGTCCTTGTGTCATTACCTGAGTGGGAATACTTTTGTCCCAAACCCACATCCAGCTATTGATTCTTCTTGGCCTGCCCCCCTCCAAAGACTGGCTCAGCCTCCCCCAAACCCTGCCTCCCCTCATGGCTTCAATGCTGTGTTAGGGGCGGCCATGTTTAGACATCCCGCTTTCATTAACCCCACTTTTGGAAG GTCCAATGGGACTGCAAAGGATACCCCTTCCTGCCATCGAGGGTCCAATTCAACGCTCCCACCTCACCAACAACCTTCTCTCCTCTTCCCCACCCTTACCTTCATCTCCAACGGTGGACCTCCGCGCTTCCAGCATAGCAGCACTGCGTCTCAAAGCAAAGGAGCATTCTGCTCAGCTGACTCACATCACTGCTGGAAAGGCTGGAAAAGAGGAGTGCTAATACTCACTCCCACTTGA